Proteins encoded together in one Pseudomonadota bacterium window:
- a CDS encoding methyltransferase, with amino-acid sequence MMRRSGSSRFQVTVDAAFDGRLLLRQPRSGYRFSADAPLLVWFSCRGAARPARRAADLGAGCGVVGLGLLLAGAAERVVAVEAQERLAALCAENAEANGLGDRLEVVNGDMRESHPALTRRRFDLVVANPPFWPADTGHLPADGERRIACHEVRIDLDGWIGVAAELLEPRRGRLCAVFPARRVSELLAGLTRGGLGAASLLAVHPSPDAEAELVLVEARPGCAARPTAVEPPLFLRDRDNRDSEAARAVYAGAFSAALAGRPDRRL; translated from the coding sequence ATGATGCGAAGATCGGGGAGCTCGCGTTTCCAAGTCACGGTGGACGCCGCCTTCGACGGGCGGCTCTTGCTGCGCCAACCCCGATCCGGGTACCGGTTCTCCGCGGACGCCCCCCTGCTCGTCTGGTTCTCCTGCCGTGGAGCGGCCCGGCCCGCCCGCCGCGCGGCGGATCTCGGCGCGGGTTGCGGCGTCGTCGGGCTCGGCCTGCTCCTGGCGGGCGCCGCCGAGCGCGTGGTCGCGGTCGAGGCCCAGGAACGGCTCGCCGCGTTGTGCGCGGAGAACGCCGAGGCGAACGGCCTCGGGGACCGGCTGGAGGTCGTGAACGGCGACATGCGCGAGAGCCACCCCGCGTTGACGCGCCGGCGCTTCGATCTCGTCGTCGCGAACCCGCCGTTCTGGCCCGCGGACACGGGACACCTCCCCGCCGACGGCGAGCGCCGGATCGCGTGCCACGAGGTGCGGATCGATCTGGACGGCTGGATCGGCGTGGCGGCGGAGCTGCTGGAGCCTCGGCGCGGCCGCCTGTGCGCCGTGTTCCCGGCGCGGCGCGTCTCGGAGCTGCTGGCCGGCCTGACGCGCGGCGGACTCGGCGCGGCGTCCCTCCTCGCGGTCCACCCGTCTCCCGACGCGGAGGCGGAGCTCGTCCTCGTGGAGGCGCGCCCCGGGTGCGCGGCGCGGCCGACGGCCGTGGAGCCGCCGCTCTTCCTCAGGGATCGGGACAATCGCGACAGCGAGGCGGCGCGCGCGGTGTACGCCGGTGCGTTCTCGGCGGCGCTCGCGGGGAGGCCGGACAGGCGGCTCTAG
- a CDS encoding response regulator, which produces MMNVSGQPGDKPVVLVVEDNDDVRRVVQLYLASAGFQVLEAGDGLAGLASFERDRPDLILLDVLLPKLDGLETLKRLRKSPGGHDVPVIMMSAVLQTRDLQAETAHLKVAAFLQKPFQVRRLLEEVRRVLNETTGVRSEVERGPTGAQTTTRGAADRENDEKILSTACRVGASGTLEEIPLPKILHGLFATNRTGRLRIVSGTTEKRIYFSSGLPVYAESSLPEETLGAYLIANRVITEAQGAEAYREMTENGRRFGEALLKLDLIGPHELFSAIERHLAEKVVSTISWKAGLFRFEDGEAWKDDVVIARMKPGRILIDGIRRYWSSESILAGERFTWDSVPFLADEAPYTDDQISLTSGEMKILQLVRRGLTMREIGGQIGDREQTAALLYALFVMERLGFSPRRAAQAPQSRVAAQRPAVEGVESPRPDASSKEEKAQALLAEYIKYRTADYFTLLGVPRDATAAQITAAFQTRQRRYHPDTLVGIDTGLVHEKMEELYDRVHSAFRTLTDAGLRAKYEEELDKGAKRTMLTQQSRTGRIETLANKPRHEILFEDGFSLLRNGEFSRALAMFEAAEKLEPKARYGAYRAWCSYLANPQIREKVERELVLLAKQNAGDGLTYYLLGNFYLREDNEKRATACYEKALSIDPQNIDATRQLRLIRMRQRQKRTEASGLFDLFKKK; this is translated from the coding sequence ATGATGAATGTGAGTGGGCAACCCGGAGACAAACCCGTCGTCCTCGTCGTCGAGGACAACGACGACGTCCGCAGGGTCGTGCAGCTCTACCTCGCGTCAGCCGGTTTCCAGGTGCTCGAGGCGGGAGACGGGCTCGCGGGGCTCGCGTCCTTCGAGAGAGACCGCCCGGACCTGATCCTGCTCGACGTGCTCCTGCCCAAGCTGGACGGGCTGGAAACGCTCAAGCGGCTTCGGAAGAGCCCCGGCGGGCACGACGTCCCGGTCATCATGATGAGCGCCGTGCTGCAGACGAGGGATCTCCAGGCCGAGACGGCGCACCTCAAGGTCGCGGCGTTCTTGCAGAAGCCGTTCCAGGTGCGCCGCCTTCTGGAAGAGGTCCGCCGCGTCCTGAACGAGACGACCGGCGTCCGCTCCGAGGTCGAGCGCGGCCCGACGGGAGCGCAAACCACGACCCGCGGCGCCGCCGACCGGGAGAACGACGAGAAGATCCTCTCCACGGCCTGCCGGGTCGGCGCGAGCGGAACGCTCGAGGAGATCCCGCTGCCGAAGATCCTCCACGGCCTGTTCGCGACGAACAGGACCGGGCGGCTGCGGATCGTGTCCGGCACCACCGAAAAGCGCATCTACTTCTCCAGCGGCCTTCCCGTCTACGCGGAGTCCTCGCTGCCGGAGGAGACGCTCGGCGCGTACCTCATCGCGAACCGCGTGATCACCGAGGCGCAGGGGGCCGAGGCGTATCGCGAGATGACCGAGAACGGGCGCCGCTTCGGCGAGGCGCTGCTCAAGCTGGACCTCATCGGGCCCCACGAGCTGTTCTCCGCCATCGAGCGCCACCTCGCCGAAAAGGTGGTCTCGACGATCTCGTGGAAGGCGGGCCTGTTCCGGTTCGAGGACGGCGAGGCCTGGAAGGACGACGTCGTGATCGCCAGGATGAAACCGGGGCGAATCCTCATCGACGGGATCCGGCGCTACTGGTCGTCGGAGTCGATCCTCGCCGGCGAGCGGTTCACCTGGGACAGCGTCCCCTTCCTCGCCGACGAGGCCCCGTACACGGACGATCAGATATCGCTCACGAGCGGGGAGATGAAGATCCTGCAGCTCGTGCGCCGCGGCCTGACGATGCGCGAGATCGGCGGCCAGATCGGTGACCGCGAGCAGACCGCCGCCCTGCTCTACGCCCTGTTCGTCATGGAGCGGCTGGGCTTCTCCCCGCGGCGCGCGGCGCAGGCTCCGCAGTCGCGGGTCGCGGCGCAACGGCCGGCGGTCGAGGGGGTCGAGAGCCCGCGGCCCGACGCCTCATCCAAGGAGGAAAAGGCGCAGGCGCTCCTCGCCGAGTACATCAAGTACCGGACCGCGGACTACTTCACCCTGCTCGGCGTCCCGAGGGACGCGACGGCGGCCCAGATCACCGCCGCATTCCAGACGAGACAGCGTCGGTACCACCCCGACACGCTGGTCGGCATCGACACCGGCCTCGTCCACGAGAAGATGGAGGAGCTGTACGACCGCGTCCACTCCGCGTTCCGCACTCTCACGGACGCCGGCCTCCGGGCGAAGTACGAGGAGGAGCTCGATAAGGGCGCCAAGCGGACGATGCTCACGCAGCAGAGCAGGACCGGCAGGATCGAGACGCTGGCGAACAAGCCGCGCCACGAGATCCTGTTCGAGGACGGCTTCTCGCTGCTCAGGAACGGGGAGTTCTCGAGAGCCCTTGCGATGTTCGAGGCCGCCGAGAAGCTCGAACCCAAGGCGCGCTACGGCGCGTACCGGGCGTGGTGCTCCTACCTGGCCAACCCTCAGATCAGGGAGAAGGTCGAGCGCGAGCTCGTCCTCCTCGCGAAGCAGAACGCCGGTGACGGTCTGACGTACTACCTTCTGGGCAACTTCTACCTGCGCGAGGACAACGAGAAACGCGCTACCGCGTGCTACGAAAAAGCGCTCTCGATCGATCCGCAGAACATCGACGCGACGCGGCAGCTCCGGCTCATCCGGATGCGGCAGCGGCAGAAGCGCACCGAAGCGTCGGGGCTGTTCGATCTTTTCAAGAAGAAATGA
- a CDS encoding outer membrane beta-barrel domain-containing protein, with protein MKRARIELAGMFAALLLLPSTLYAQDDTMSFGEDEVAAGQGQEGEAGAAPGDAMTFGEGEPAAGEGEGQPAEGEPPAEGGGAVSDSDVLGALGVDAAGGTAPAEQPAATEEPSSQHPIWAVQQVYALRARRFDFQPTFGVSLNDPYVQHQSITLALSYYITEVLGVGLSFNWYGGLGKETDLNYSVSRATHQTIPINEYQWGGQINFTYVPIYGKFAMFKEWILHWDVWVIGGGGFIFTRPIPVIDPEYRSFDYKIKFCFNIGLGGRLYLSRFLAIALELRDYIFPEELENRTTFSDPEDREVKGNWVDDNFKLTNNVMLQIGVTLFLPFTFEYKLPK; from the coding sequence ATGAAAAGAGCACGCATCGAGCTGGCGGGGATGTTCGCTGCCCTCCTGTTGCTGCCTTCCACCCTCTACGCACAGGATGACACGATGTCGTTCGGCGAGGACGAGGTGGCGGCGGGGCAGGGGCAGGAGGGAGAGGCGGGCGCCGCTCCCGGGGACGCCATGACCTTCGGCGAGGGCGAGCCAGCCGCTGGCGAGGGAGAGGGCCAACCCGCGGAGGGGGAGCCGCCGGCCGAGGGCGGCGGAGCGGTCTCCGACTCGGACGTGCTCGGGGCGCTCGGGGTGGACGCCGCCGGCGGGACGGCGCCGGCCGAGCAGCCCGCGGCGACCGAGGAGCCCTCCTCGCAGCATCCGATCTGGGCTGTCCAGCAGGTGTACGCGCTGCGCGCGAGGCGGTTCGACTTCCAGCCGACGTTCGGCGTGTCCCTGAACGACCCGTACGTGCAGCACCAGTCGATCACCTTGGCGCTGTCCTACTACATCACCGAGGTGCTCGGGGTCGGCCTCAGCTTCAACTGGTACGGCGGCCTCGGCAAGGAGACCGATCTGAACTACTCGGTGAGCCGCGCGACCCACCAGACGATCCCGATCAACGAGTACCAGTGGGGCGGGCAGATCAACTTCACGTACGTGCCGATTTACGGCAAGTTCGCGATGTTCAAGGAGTGGATTCTCCACTGGGACGTCTGGGTCATCGGCGGCGGCGGGTTCATCTTCACTCGGCCGATCCCGGTCATCGATCCCGAGTACCGATCGTTCGATTACAAGATCAAGTTCTGCTTCAACATCGGGCTGGGCGGTCGGCTGTACCTCTCGCGCTTCCTGGCGATCGCGCTCGAGCTGCGCGACTACATCTTCCCCGAGGAGCTCGAGAACCGGACGACCTTTTCCGATCCGGAAGACCGCGAGGTCAAGGGCAACTGGGTGGACGACAACTTCAAGCTGACGAACAACGTGATGCTGCAGATCGGGGTCACCTTGTTCCTGCCGTTCACGTTCGAGTACAAGCTGCCGAAGTAG
- the ftsY gene encoding signal recognition particle-docking protein FtsY produces MSAPVIAILVAALVVVIVVVVVVVKRRKGGVEPAEPVVEGAGARASKIAAPKDGKEPAEEVEPAVVAPSEPEKAAEEVKAPAAAPAPAPVEEPIAAPGVRLDESAEKAAASQLEDAKRERKLRKLRQGLSQTRGGFITKIGALFKGKKTIDPALLAELEEALITADVGAKTTEWFLTLLGEGFDKNELADPDAVWALLKREVRRTLSVEAKPADVAAGKPHTVMIVGVNGVGKTTTIGKLASKHTEMGQKIVLAAADTFRAAAVNQLEIWGRRTKCEVVKSKEGADPSSVVFEAIKRAKEIGADMVIADTAGRLHTQVTLMEELKKVARVMGKAHEGAPHEVLLVLDATTGQNALQQVREFGESLGLTGLVLTKLDGTAKGGVIIGICHENKIPVRYIGIGEAKDDLREFDVDEFVDALFVRDENDEVIGSN; encoded by the coding sequence ATGAGCGCTCCGGTTATCGCGATACTCGTCGCCGCTCTGGTGGTCGTTATCGTCGTCGTGGTCGTGGTCGTCAAGCGGCGAAAGGGGGGCGTCGAGCCCGCCGAGCCGGTCGTCGAAGGGGCCGGTGCGCGCGCCTCGAAGATCGCGGCGCCGAAGGACGGGAAGGAGCCGGCGGAGGAGGTCGAGCCCGCGGTCGTCGCGCCGAGTGAGCCCGAGAAGGCGGCCGAGGAGGTGAAAGCTCCGGCGGCGGCACCTGCGCCCGCGCCGGTCGAGGAACCGATCGCGGCGCCGGGAGTGCGGCTCGACGAGAGCGCGGAGAAGGCGGCCGCCTCCCAGCTCGAGGACGCGAAGCGGGAGCGCAAGCTCCGCAAGCTCCGGCAGGGGCTCTCTCAGACGCGCGGCGGTTTCATCACGAAGATCGGGGCGCTGTTCAAGGGGAAAAAGACCATCGATCCGGCGCTTCTCGCCGAGCTCGAGGAGGCGCTGATCACCGCCGATGTCGGGGCGAAGACGACGGAGTGGTTCCTGACGCTGCTGGGCGAGGGGTTCGACAAGAACGAGCTGGCCGATCCGGATGCGGTCTGGGCGCTGCTCAAGAGGGAGGTTCGCCGCACGCTGTCCGTCGAGGCGAAGCCGGCGGACGTCGCGGCGGGCAAGCCCCACACCGTGATGATCGTCGGCGTGAACGGCGTCGGCAAGACGACGACCATCGGCAAGCTGGCGTCGAAGCACACCGAAATGGGACAGAAGATCGTGCTCGCGGCCGCGGACACCTTCCGCGCGGCGGCGGTCAACCAGCTCGAGATCTGGGGCCGGCGCACGAAGTGCGAGGTCGTCAAGTCCAAGGAGGGAGCCGATCCGTCGTCGGTCGTGTTCGAGGCGATCAAGCGCGCCAAGGAGATCGGCGCCGACATGGTCATCGCGGACACCGCCGGGCGGCTGCACACGCAGGTGACGCTGATGGAGGAGCTGAAGAAGGTGGCGCGCGTCATGGGCAAGGCGCACGAGGGCGCGCCGCACGAGGTGCTGCTCGTGCTCGACGCCACGACCGGCCAGAACGCGCTGCAACAGGTCCGCGAGTTCGGCGAGTCGCTCGGGCTCACGGGGCTCGTGCTGACCAAGCTCGATGGGACCGCCAAGGGCGGCGTGATCATCGGGATCTGCCACGAAAACAAGATTCCGGTCCGCTACATCGGGATCGGCGAGGCAAAGGATGATCTGCGGGAGTTCGATGTCGATGAGTTCGTCGACGCCCTGTTCGTGCGAGACGAGAATGATGAGGTTATCGGTTCAAATTGA